A window of the Dasypus novemcinctus isolate mDasNov1 chromosome 15, mDasNov1.1.hap2, whole genome shotgun sequence genome harbors these coding sequences:
- the LOC131272935 gene encoding olfactory receptor 14C36-like: protein MPNSTPVTEFLLTRFSEVWEYRALHTMLFLLMYLATLMGNFLIVTVTTLDKKFHIPMFFFLRNLSALDMCYISVTVPKACVIFLLDNRVISMAGCAAQIFLVLWFAYIELLLLTIMAWDRYVAICQPLHYSVIMTPWLCVHVTLATLLSGVVFAGFLTGNTFQLTFCQSNVIHQFFCDVPSLLKLSCSDTISNEISIFISVVVIDGGCFAFIIMSYIHIFSTVLKFPTRGERGKAFSTCVPHILVVTIFLGSGVAEYMKPTSNSLTIHDMITSVFYSIVPPFLNPIIYSLRNKQIKEAVRKMISKTVYFGKC, encoded by the coding sequence ATGCCCAACTCTACCCCTGTGACTGAATTCCTGCTTACAAGATTTTCTGAAGTTTGGGAGTACAGAGCCTTGCACACCATGCTATTCCTTCTGATGTACTTGGCAACCCTGATGGGCAACTTTCTCATTGTCACAGTAACCACCCTTGACAAGAAATTTCACATCCCCATGTTCTTTTTCCTTAGAAATCTTTCTGCTTTGGACATGTGTTACATTTCTGTTACAGTACCCAAAGCATGCGTCATCTTCCTGCTTGACAATAGGGTGATCTCCATGGCAGGATGTGCAGCTCAGATCTTCCTAGTGCTTTGGTTTGCTTACATAGAGCTGCTGTTGCTCACCATCATGGCCTgggaccgctatgtggccatctgccaacCCCTCCACTACTCTGTGATCATGACCCCTTGGCTCTGTGTCCACGTGACTCTGGCCACCCTACTCAGTGGTGTGGTCTTTGCAGGATTCCTCACTGGAAACACATTCCAGCTGACCTTCTGTCAGTCCAATGTGAtccatcagttcttctgtgatgTCCCCTCTCTACTGAAGCTCTCCTGCTCTGACACCATAAGCaatgaaatttctatttttatctctgTGGTGGTTATTGATGGTGGCTGCTTTGCCTTCATAATTATGtcttatattcatatattttctacTGTGCTCAAGTTTCCAACCAGAGGAGAGCGAGGAAAGGCCTTTTCCACCTGTGTCCCTCACATCCTCGTGGTGACCATCTTTCTCGGCTCAGGTGTTGCTGAGTATATGAAGCCAACCTCCAACTCACTCACAATTCATGACATGATCACATCTGTGTTCTATTCTATAGTTCCTCCTTTCTTGAATCCTATAatctacagtcttagaaacaagcagataaaAGAGGCTGTAAGGAAAATGATAAGCAAAACGGTGTATTTTGGAAAGTGTTAG